The Miltoncostaea oceani genome includes a region encoding these proteins:
- a CDS encoding SIMPL domain-containing protein (The SIMPL domain is named for its presence in mouse protein SIMPL (signalling molecule that associates with mouse pelle-like kinase). Bacterial member BP26, from Brucella, was shown to assemble into a channel-like structure, while YggE from E. coli has been associated with resistance to oxidative stress.), whose product MAPHSPVRPPRSASTRRTDRFRSTQEVTMNASRKSLTTLAAVAALAATASTANAQSITALGVSQVKVVAPAPLTNAKIVKAVSAARKLAVPQAIEAARNQATRIAIAAGLQPGAVLEVAETAPGPYGFYYGFGTFGRFGPDQYCGRVQSVKRAPTVNGRRGRVISRKTVTRCYKPSSISVSLSVTYDATPVPVTPPAA is encoded by the coding sequence GTGGCGCCCCATAGTCCAGTCCGCCCCCCCCGGTCAGCGTCGACTCGACGAACCGACCGGTTCCGCAGTACTCAGGAGGTCACCATGAACGCGTCACGTAAGAGCCTCACCACCCTGGCCGCCGTGGCGGCGCTCGCCGCCACGGCCAGCACCGCCAACGCCCAGAGCATCACCGCACTCGGCGTGTCGCAGGTCAAGGTGGTGGCGCCCGCGCCGCTCACCAACGCGAAGATCGTCAAGGCCGTGTCTGCGGCCCGCAAGCTCGCGGTTCCCCAGGCCATCGAGGCTGCCCGTAACCAGGCCACCCGTATCGCCATCGCGGCGGGTCTCCAGCCGGGGGCCGTCCTCGAGGTGGCCGAGACCGCGCCAGGCCCCTACGGCTTCTACTATGGCTTCGGCACGTTCGGCCGCTTCGGCCCCGACCAGTACTGCGGGCGGGTGCAGAGCGTGAAGCGCGCCCCCACGGTCAACGGCAGGCGTGGCCGGGTCATCTCCCGGAAGACCGTCACCCGCTGCTACAAGCCGTCCTCGATCAGCGTGTCGCTCTCGGTGACTTACGACGCCACACCCGTTCCGGTGACGCCGCCGGCAGCCTGA
- a CDS encoding SCO6880 family protein, with translation MAPEPTRYRFGPIEPGGAIGGLGWSQIACVALGLVGLVVCLNVAATTAGALAGLSVAGSGLASAFLRLGGRPPIAWAAIATGFASRRATGGHRHLSRAPTRGRGLGQDEDLDLPESLTGLRILSARASRGEVGIAHEGSTWTAVLAVEGGAFALLEVDDKERRLARWGSVLSGFARPGSPVSRLAWIDRTVTQPVDELGRYLRDGLTLPASHPGVRSYLELLDEAGPAGRQHETFLALQIDTRRASGAIRRAGGGEAGAVTVLMRELTALSEHLLRAEVVVRGALSPRLLARAIRLGFCPDDRPRLDRLGGGDPERAGTAPANAGPMAAEESWRHYRSDDALHSTYWIAEWPRVEVGADFLLPFLLGGATRRTVAVVMEPLDPARALRSAENARTNEISDDELRARMGFLATARRRRQQQALLEREQELAEGHSGVRFSGYVTVSASREDELAAATAEIEQSAQMARLELRPLLGEQAIGFTYTLPLCRGLR, from the coding sequence ATGGCGCCTGAGCCCACTCGCTACCGCTTCGGGCCGATCGAGCCCGGGGGCGCCATCGGCGGCCTCGGCTGGAGCCAGATCGCCTGCGTCGCGCTCGGGCTCGTCGGCCTGGTCGTCTGCCTCAACGTCGCGGCCACCACCGCCGGCGCTCTCGCAGGACTGTCCGTTGCCGGATCCGGCCTTGCGAGCGCCTTCCTGCGCCTCGGCGGTCGCCCGCCGATCGCCTGGGCAGCGATCGCGACGGGCTTCGCCAGCCGGCGCGCGACCGGCGGCCATCGCCACCTCTCCCGGGCACCGACGCGCGGGCGCGGGTTGGGCCAGGACGAGGATCTCGACCTCCCGGAGAGCCTCACCGGGCTTCGGATCCTCTCGGCCCGGGCCTCGCGCGGCGAGGTCGGGATCGCCCACGAGGGCTCCACCTGGACGGCGGTCCTCGCGGTCGAGGGCGGCGCCTTCGCGCTGCTCGAGGTCGACGACAAGGAGCGTCGGCTTGCGCGCTGGGGCTCGGTGCTGTCCGGCTTCGCCCGCCCGGGCAGCCCGGTAAGCCGTCTGGCCTGGATCGATCGCACGGTTACCCAGCCCGTCGATGAGCTCGGGCGCTACCTGCGTGACGGCCTCACCCTCCCCGCCTCGCACCCGGGCGTTCGCTCCTACCTCGAACTGCTCGACGAGGCCGGGCCCGCCGGTCGCCAGCACGAGACCTTCCTCGCCCTCCAGATCGACACTCGCCGCGCCTCGGGGGCCATTCGTCGCGCCGGCGGCGGCGAAGCGGGGGCGGTCACGGTCCTGATGCGGGAGCTGACGGCCCTCTCCGAGCATCTGCTGCGGGCCGAGGTCGTGGTGCGCGGTGCGCTCAGCCCGCGTCTGCTCGCCCGGGCGATTCGTCTCGGCTTCTGCCCGGACGACCGCCCGCGTCTCGACCGCCTCGGTGGCGGCGATCCTGAGCGCGCCGGAACCGCGCCGGCGAACGCCGGGCCGATGGCGGCCGAGGAGTCTTGGCGCCACTACCGAAGCGATGACGCCCTGCACTCCACCTACTGGATCGCCGAGTGGCCCCGGGTCGAGGTCGGCGCCGATTTCCTGCTGCCGTTCCTGCTCGGCGGCGCCACCCGGCGCACGGTCGCCGTGGTGATGGAGCCGCTTGACCCGGCGCGCGCGCTCCGCTCGGCCGAGAACGCCCGCACCAACGAGATCTCCGACGACGAGCTGCGCGCGCGGATGGGCTTCCTCGCCACCGCCCGGCGCAGGCGTCAGCAGCAGGCGCTCCTCGAGCGCGAGCAGGAGCTCGCCGAGGGTCACTCGGGGGTCCGCTTCTCGGGCTACGTCACGGTCTCCGCCTCACGAGAGGACGAGCTCGCCGCGGCGACGGCGGAGATCGAGCAGTCGGCCCAGATGGCGCGCCTCGAGCTGCGGCCGCTCCTTGGTGAGCAGGCGATCGGGTTCACCTACACCCTGCCCCTCTGCCGAGGGCTGCGATGA
- a CDS encoding S8 family peptidase has product MEAQRAARSIEGVDPAYVFKIRALGPLKESALGTSGLQFLGDTTAWTYFVLAPGDEPALLEANLAAYTAAGRDRSNAPQRSLFESIDEFLPYDRTDRRGPGVPEDGDEAGAPWVVDVIVWPSPDGATARARIGDVQTVISLHGATILGADERARYSVVRARVGRQCLDDLLDLTVVERIRRPPTPRLEPSDWRNADVETLPTASLEPMAPVGLIDDGVMDHPLLPSEVVVSRSAIPAGHSWQPASDHGTLVAGILAYDDLEGALAGEVPWVAHAPIHSVRVLEPDPRDASRTRFPTDLPVHMVVEQAIRQLHDEHHVRVFNLSIADDSPYSGPHVSTWTESLDDLARELDIVIVVAAGNHTPRDLPPGTDLCSAYPGFLLADDARVAEPGVAANVLTVGSIAHSDAPQTITGTSRPGDRAVAEVGQASPFTRTGPGVAGATKPDVVERGGNWVLNDLGTRRDRDYGVSVLSLARRDGQLFGIANGTSFAAPRVARIAAQVLKRYPGASANLVRALIGAAALPITRSAGLDDDDLRRVAGYGRPIASRVMESGARRVAMTFEGSLDADTAVIHPVPIPPEFARGATARTITVALAFDPDVRRTRREYLSSHMSFDLVRAMTLDDIRETWQRQPAEREARRALPRDRRRPTLVPGQQASNDSTLQVRSLRTSRLDVDDGETYYVVLRHISSPWLVQAERYALVVTLEDEARQDIDLYASLQLLLPTRVRLQP; this is encoded by the coding sequence GTGGAGGCCCAGCGCGCCGCGAGGAGCATCGAGGGCGTAGATCCCGCTTACGTCTTCAAGATCCGTGCTCTCGGGCCGCTGAAGGAGAGCGCCCTCGGCACAAGCGGGCTCCAGTTTCTTGGCGACACCACGGCATGGACTTACTTCGTGCTCGCCCCTGGTGATGAGCCCGCATTGCTCGAGGCGAATCTCGCCGCCTACACCGCGGCCGGACGAGATAGGTCTAACGCGCCACAACGGTCGCTTTTCGAGTCGATAGACGAGTTCCTGCCGTATGACCGCACCGACCGTCGCGGTCCCGGCGTGCCCGAGGACGGTGACGAAGCGGGCGCACCATGGGTTGTCGATGTGATCGTGTGGCCATCACCCGACGGTGCGACGGCGCGCGCGCGGATCGGAGACGTGCAGACGGTCATCTCGCTTCATGGCGCGACGATCCTCGGGGCCGATGAGCGGGCCAGATACTCGGTCGTTCGCGCACGCGTCGGCCGGCAGTGCTTGGACGACTTGCTCGACCTGACTGTCGTAGAGCGGATTCGCCGCCCTCCGACCCCACGTCTGGAGCCCTCGGACTGGCGAAACGCTGACGTTGAAACCCTGCCGACCGCCTCCCTCGAGCCGATGGCCCCAGTCGGACTCATCGACGACGGGGTGATGGATCACCCCCTACTCCCGAGCGAGGTGGTCGTCTCGCGGAGCGCGATCCCGGCTGGCCACTCGTGGCAACCGGCAAGCGACCATGGAACGCTCGTCGCGGGCATTCTGGCCTACGACGATCTCGAAGGGGCCCTCGCTGGTGAGGTCCCATGGGTCGCCCACGCGCCAATCCACAGCGTTCGGGTACTTGAGCCCGACCCTCGCGACGCGAGCCGAACGCGCTTCCCGACAGACCTCCCGGTCCACATGGTCGTCGAGCAGGCAATCCGGCAGCTACACGACGAACATCACGTCCGGGTCTTCAACCTGTCCATAGCCGACGACTCCCCCTACAGCGGCCCGCATGTCAGCACCTGGACCGAGAGCCTCGACGATCTCGCGCGGGAGCTCGACATAGTCATCGTCGTCGCGGCCGGTAATCACACTCCCCGTGATCTGCCGCCGGGCACCGACCTGTGCAGCGCATACCCGGGATTCCTTCTGGCGGACGACGCACGGGTGGCCGAGCCGGGGGTCGCTGCCAACGTGCTCACGGTTGGCAGCATCGCCCACTCCGACGCCCCGCAGACGATCACGGGCACCTCAAGGCCGGGCGACCGAGCCGTCGCCGAGGTCGGGCAAGCGTCGCCGTTCACTCGTACCGGCCCAGGCGTTGCCGGAGCAACCAAACCCGACGTCGTCGAGCGAGGGGGCAACTGGGTCCTTAATGACCTCGGTACGCGCCGGGATCGCGACTACGGGGTCAGCGTTCTCTCTCTCGCTAGGCGAGATGGACAGCTGTTTGGCATCGCGAACGGAACGAGCTTTGCCGCTCCTCGCGTCGCCCGCATCGCTGCTCAGGTTCTCAAGCGCTATCCGGGGGCAAGCGCCAACCTCGTACGGGCCCTAATCGGCGCCGCGGCTCTCCCGATCACCCGATCAGCGGGTCTCGATGATGACGATTTGCGTCGGGTCGCCGGCTACGGGCGCCCAATCGCGTCGCGCGTGATGGAGAGCGGAGCGCGGCGAGTAGCGATGACCTTCGAGGGTTCCCTCGACGCCGACACCGCCGTCATCCACCCTGTTCCCATCCCGCCCGAGTTCGCGCGAGGGGCGACCGCTCGGACTATCACGGTGGCGCTCGCCTTCGACCCAGACGTCCGGCGGACTCGTCGGGAGTACCTCTCGAGCCACATGAGCTTCGATCTCGTTCGAGCGATGACTTTGGACGATATTCGCGAAACGTGGCAGCGCCAGCCCGCTGAGAGAGAGGCGCGCCGCGCGCTCCCGCGCGACCGGCGACGGCCCACGCTGGTACCGGGTCAACAGGCGAGCAACGACAGCACCCTCCAAGTGCGATCGCTGAGAACCAGTCGCCTCGACGTCGACGATGGCGAGACCTACTACGTGGTCCTTCGTCACATCTCCTCGCCATGGCTCGTCCAGGCGGAGCGCTACGCGCTAGTCGTGACTCTGGAAGACGAGGCGCGACAGGACATCGACCTGTACGCGAGCTTGCAACTCCTCCTCCCCACGAGGGTGCGTTTGCAGCCGTAG
- a CDS encoding ArdC family protein — MTPRGSGHRPSREAVAQQAEERREKARAHLEAACNELRSSEGWQRFAKARALLRGYSLNNTLLILAQRPDATTVASFRHWSELGRQVRRGERSLRIWAPSMRRERDEATGDETTSVRAFVLVPVFDISQTDGPPLPEPPPVIALSGHSHAHLSTCLERQASEAGYVVERRRQMPGHAEGFVDHRTKQIVLSSALEPNGQVAVLVHELAHVHGARYEEFGRAGAEVVAETAAFVALSAVRLDTAGQAVPYVAGRAEAAPKEMAAYAEAVHRIASRLEDGLGLSIEPRAREAPHVVARPLANERLARGNPPISGRDR, encoded by the coding sequence ATGACGCCTCGCGGGAGCGGACATCGGCCATCGCGCGAGGCGGTCGCCCAGCAGGCGGAAGAACGCCGGGAGAAGGCGCGTGCGCACCTCGAGGCGGCCTGCAACGAGCTGCGCAGCTCGGAGGGGTGGCAGCGCTTCGCGAAGGCGCGGGCCCTCCTTCGCGGCTACTCGCTGAACAACACCCTGCTGATCCTCGCTCAGCGTCCCGACGCGACCACCGTTGCGAGCTTCCGCCATTGGAGCGAGCTGGGGCGCCAGGTGCGACGAGGTGAGCGGTCGCTCCGGATCTGGGCTCCCTCGATGCGGCGCGAGCGCGACGAGGCGACCGGCGACGAGACGACTTCGGTGCGGGCCTTCGTGCTGGTGCCGGTGTTCGACATCTCCCAGACTGACGGCCCGCCGCTCCCGGAGCCGCCTCCCGTCATAGCGCTGTCGGGCCACTCGCACGCTCATCTGTCGACCTGCCTGGAGCGACAGGCGTCAGAGGCCGGGTACGTCGTCGAGCGACGCCGGCAGATGCCGGGCCATGCGGAGGGGTTCGTCGATCACCGCACCAAGCAGATCGTGCTCTCGTCGGCCCTCGAGCCGAACGGACAGGTCGCGGTGCTCGTCCATGAGCTAGCCCACGTGCACGGCGCTCGATATGAGGAGTTTGGACGCGCGGGTGCTGAGGTGGTCGCCGAGACCGCCGCCTTCGTTGCGCTGTCAGCGGTGAGGCTCGACACTGCAGGGCAAGCGGTCCCGTACGTGGCGGGGCGGGCCGAGGCGGCGCCCAAGGAGATGGCGGCCTACGCCGAGGCGGTGCACCGCATCGCCTCCCGGCTCGAAGACGGGCTGGGGTTGTCGATCGAGCCGCGCGCCAGGGAAGCGCCGCACGTGGTGGCGCGTCCGCTGGCCAACGAGCGACTGGCGCGCGGGAACCCGCCGATCTCCGGGCGTGATCGCTGA
- a CDS encoding DUF6112 family protein, with amino-acid sequence MSATPDPSGLPGQAKLQKLVDGLYSWSLILILAALVVAAIAWAWGAQSNHHGATSGGRRGVLIAAGAGLLVGMAPQIVNFFYGIGRQ; translated from the coding sequence GTGTCCGCCACGCCCGACCCCTCCGGTCTTCCGGGACAAGCCAAGCTCCAGAAGCTCGTTGATGGTCTTTACTCCTGGTCGCTGATCCTGATCCTCGCGGCGCTGGTCGTAGCGGCCATCGCGTGGGCCTGGGGCGCGCAGTCGAACCATCACGGCGCCACGTCCGGCGGCCGGCGCGGCGTCCTCATCGCGGCGGGGGCGGGCCTACTGGTCGGAATGGCTCCGCAGATCGTGAATTTCTTCTACGGCATAGGGCGGCAGTAG
- a CDS encoding abortive infection family protein produces the protein MTPAQERRPPLDFSNYHLLTDPELLRDKMSRIDALCEERPDEAIGHSKELVEAVCKAILEAEGQNLKALRNMHALYQATATELGIAKDSVPGSAKGSASAASVLESLQTAVHGLNALRNELGTGHGKTKRSPLRARHAHLAADSARTVATFLLETWHDRARSKPSAD, from the coding sequence GTGACGCCGGCCCAGGAACGACGGCCCCCGCTCGACTTCTCGAACTACCACCTGCTCACGGACCCGGAGTTGCTCCGCGACAAGATGTCGCGGATTGATGCGCTGTGCGAAGAGCGCCCCGACGAGGCGATCGGGCATTCGAAGGAGCTCGTCGAGGCCGTCTGCAAGGCGATCCTTGAGGCAGAAGGCCAGAATCTGAAGGCGCTTCGCAACATGCACGCCCTCTACCAGGCCACCGCAACCGAGCTTGGCATCGCGAAGGACTCGGTGCCGGGAAGCGCGAAGGGCAGCGCCTCGGCGGCCAGCGTCCTCGAGAGCCTGCAGACAGCGGTGCACGGCCTCAACGCGTTGAGGAACGAACTTGGGACCGGGCACGGCAAGACCAAACGCAGTCCCCTCCGTGCGCGTCACGCGCATCTCGCGGCGGATTCGGCGCGCACCGTCGCAACGTTCCTGCTGGAGACCTGGCACGATCGCGCGCGGTCCAAGCCTTCGGCGGACTGA
- a CDS encoding AAA family ATPase gives MAGRELKALFRAYREGDQLAFRRAAQEIIEEEEAKHHTVLARDLRALLTVGGGSSTVAPEVVLPEPPRDREGEWPLAEVRHAERSLDDLVLTGDLVDRLRLLSEEYRRWDEIDRRGIPRRQRVLFHGPPGCGKTSAAEALATEMGLPLVVVRIDAVVSSYLGETASNLHRIFDFVSQGSWVLLFDEFDALGKARDDPSEHGEIKRVITAFLQMIDAFHGPSLLIAATNHEQLLDSALWRRFDEVLSFPLATVHQSRRLLRQRLRSIKHRDLDIDGSASRLKGKPHSAVEKVAWDAVRFSVLEHRDTVEQNDLDRAVRDALSRPW, from the coding sequence ATGGCTGGTCGTGAGCTCAAGGCGCTGTTTCGCGCCTACCGTGAGGGTGACCAACTCGCGTTTCGGCGCGCGGCGCAGGAGATCATCGAAGAGGAAGAGGCGAAGCACCATACGGTGCTGGCGCGGGATCTCCGAGCGCTCCTGACTGTCGGCGGCGGATCTTCCACGGTCGCGCCGGAGGTCGTCTTGCCAGAACCTCCACGGGATCGCGAGGGCGAGTGGCCGCTGGCGGAGGTCCGGCACGCCGAGCGATCGCTGGATGACCTCGTGCTCACCGGTGATCTAGTCGATCGCCTGCGATTGCTCTCCGAGGAGTACAGAAGGTGGGACGAGATTGACCGGCGCGGAATCCCGCGACGGCAGCGCGTTCTGTTTCACGGGCCGCCAGGGTGCGGAAAGACAAGCGCGGCCGAAGCCTTGGCGACTGAAATGGGACTGCCGCTGGTTGTGGTCCGCATCGATGCCGTCGTCTCGAGCTACCTCGGGGAGACGGCGTCCAATCTGCATCGAATCTTCGACTTCGTAAGCCAGGGCTCGTGGGTACTGCTATTCGATGAGTTCGACGCGCTCGGAAAGGCGCGAGACGATCCAAGCGAGCATGGCGAGATTAAACGCGTGATCACGGCGTTTTTGCAGATGATCGACGCGTTCCATGGACCGAGTCTGCTCATCGCCGCTACGAACCATGAGCAGCTTCTCGACTCGGCCCTGTGGCGACGATTCGATGAAGTACTGTCGTTCCCGCTTGCGACGGTGCACCAGAGCCGGCGCCTGCTCCGCCAGCGACTCCGTTCGATCAAGCACCGCGATCTTGACATCGACGGGAGTGCTTCGCGGCTGAAAGGAAAGCCTCACTCCGCCGTGGAGAAAGTCGCATGGGACGCGGTGCGTTTCTCTGTCTTGGAGCACCGAGACACCGTCGAACAGAACGATCTCGACCGGGCTGTCCGAGACGCCCTCAGCAGACCCTGGTAG
- a CDS encoding RNA polymerase sigma factor, protein MKTLTDSELVLAIRAGSREAADDLFARHWPRAWKAAYAVLGDRPAADDAAQRAVERAIRALDQFRTDGSFGAWIGRIAVNQAIDMLRRSPRDAPLPEALSAPEVYAEILERDALLAAVARLDEDRRVVVALRYWLDFDPPEIAEHLGIPIGTVSSRLSRALSDLRGILEVPEP, encoded by the coding sequence ATGAAGACCCTGACCGACAGCGAGCTGGTTCTCGCCATCAGAGCGGGATCGAGGGAGGCCGCCGACGATCTGTTCGCTCGCCACTGGCCGCGGGCGTGGAAGGCGGCCTACGCGGTCCTCGGGGACCGCCCCGCCGCCGACGATGCCGCCCAGCGCGCGGTGGAGCGGGCCATCCGCGCCCTCGACCAGTTCCGCACCGATGGCTCGTTCGGCGCCTGGATCGGCCGGATCGCGGTCAACCAGGCGATCGACATGCTGCGGCGCTCGCCCCGCGATGCTCCCCTTCCCGAGGCGCTGTCCGCACCCGAGGTCTACGCCGAGATCCTCGAGCGCGACGCGCTGCTCGCGGCCGTCGCCCGGCTCGACGAGGACCGCCGGGTCGTCGTCGCCCTGCGCTATTGGCTCGACTTCGACCCGCCGGAGATCGCCGAGCATCTCGGCATCCCGATCGGGACGGTCTCCTCGCGCCTGTCGCGCGCCCTGTCGGACCTACGCGGAATCCTGGAGGTACCCGAGCCATGA
- a CDS encoding type IV secretory system conjugative DNA transfer family protein, whose product MSPLDRGAGSPDDPWVSIGFALAAGALGIAFIVWGIGQLAGLALGDGALSAGLGQMPGVLSRLPSTLSDPAAAWPAPDRSRLPGPAGFYAVTVTVLGGLAAVGLAAARVARCAPWAAPASRGESGARWARASDLRALVVRGAQPGRLTLGRLGRRLVATEPRASTIVIGPSQSGKTAGLAIPAILEAAGPVLAVSVKRDLLDRTLAARGSRGEVWIYDPTGAAHLDDERVVGWDPVRSCVEWADARRMAHNLTSAQAASGSRDAEFWLQMAAKLLAPLLLAAAGKIDGSMRDVVSWVDSGEQTVVADLLLDLGEPDAHAAFTATCRREERTLSSVYATTEAVLAPFADPAVLESTARHGIDTGALLDGRNTLYIVAPAKDQERLAPLFAGLVEHVVDAAYARAAAGRPCGPSLLVVLDEAANTAPIRNLPQIAATAAGQGIQVVTVFQDLAQARSRYGEAADTILANHRAKLFLSGISDGRTLEYLGRALGDEEVGYESRTRGERGSTSRTRGTRTRRLAPADAVRGIAPGEAILVYGHLPPARLSLRPWYRERSLRGLAAPQGGTR is encoded by the coding sequence GTGTCGCCGCTCGATCGAGGCGCGGGGTCGCCGGACGACCCGTGGGTCAGCATCGGGTTCGCCCTCGCCGCCGGCGCCCTCGGAATCGCGTTCATCGTCTGGGGGATCGGCCAACTCGCCGGGCTGGCCCTCGGGGACGGAGCACTCTCGGCCGGGTTAGGTCAGATGCCGGGCGTGCTCTCGCGCCTGCCGAGCACGCTCTCGGATCCGGCGGCCGCCTGGCCGGCGCCCGACCGCAGTCGCCTGCCGGGGCCCGCTGGCTTCTACGCGGTGACGGTGACCGTCCTCGGCGGCCTTGCGGCCGTCGGCCTGGCGGCGGCGCGCGTCGCACGATGCGCGCCATGGGCCGCCCCCGCGAGCCGCGGCGAGTCGGGGGCCCGCTGGGCCCGCGCGAGCGACCTCCGGGCCCTCGTCGTGCGAGGCGCGCAACCGGGACGGCTGACGCTCGGCCGGCTCGGGCGACGCCTCGTCGCCACCGAGCCGCGCGCCAGCACGATCGTGATCGGGCCGAGCCAGTCGGGAAAGACGGCGGGCTTGGCTATCCCCGCGATCCTCGAGGCGGCGGGGCCGGTGCTCGCGGTGTCGGTGAAGCGCGACCTGCTCGATCGCACTCTGGCCGCCCGAGGCTCCCGCGGCGAGGTCTGGATCTACGACCCCACCGGCGCCGCGCACCTCGATGACGAGCGCGTCGTCGGCTGGGATCCGGTGCGCTCGTGCGTCGAGTGGGCCGACGCCCGCCGGATGGCCCACAACCTGACGAGCGCCCAGGCGGCCTCGGGGAGCCGGGACGCCGAGTTCTGGCTCCAGATGGCCGCGAAGCTGCTCGCGCCACTGCTCCTGGCTGCGGCGGGGAAGATCGACGGCTCGATGCGCGACGTCGTGAGCTGGGTCGACTCGGGTGAGCAGACGGTGGTGGCCGACCTCTTGCTCGATCTCGGTGAGCCCGACGCCCATGCCGCCTTCACGGCCACCTGCCGGCGGGAGGAGCGGACGTTGTCGTCGGTCTATGCCACCACCGAGGCGGTGCTCGCGCCCTTCGCCGATCCGGCGGTGCTCGAGAGCACGGCCCGTCATGGCATCGATACCGGGGCTCTACTCGACGGTCGGAACACGCTCTACATCGTCGCCCCGGCGAAGGATCAGGAGCGCTTGGCTCCCCTGTTCGCCGGCCTGGTCGAGCACGTCGTCGATGCGGCCTATGCGCGAGCGGCCGCCGGGCGGCCGTGTGGTCCATCGCTGCTGGTGGTGCTCGATGAGGCGGCCAACACGGCGCCGATCCGCAACCTTCCCCAGATCGCAGCGACCGCGGCCGGTCAGGGAATCCAGGTGGTGACGGTGTTCCAGGACCTGGCTCAGGCGCGCTCGCGCTATGGCGAGGCGGCCGACACGATCCTCGCCAACCACCGGGCCAAGCTCTTCCTGTCCGGCATCTCGGATGGGCGGACGCTCGAGTACCTCGGCCGCGCCCTCGGCGATGAGGAGGTGGGCTACGAGAGCCGCACACGCGGCGAGCGCGGGAGCACAAGCCGCACGCGGGGCACCCGCACGCGACGGCTTGCCCCGGCGGACGCCGTACGGGGGATCGCCCCGGGGGAGGCGATCCTGGTCTATGGCCACCTTCCGCCGGCTCGGCTCTCCCTTCGGCCCTGGTACCGCGAACGCTCCCTCCGAGGACTGGCCGCGCCCCAGGGCGGGACACGATGA
- a CDS encoding VirB4 family type IV secretion system protein: MRGRPRHPAHQLTSAHLQAAYPFMGEGGLGGRGVYIGRDVYSGASFCFDPWVLYEQGVLTGPSALVAGQVGRGKSALVKTYLARQALFGRRAVVIDPKGEYGPLAEWFGSRPIRLVPGGEVRLNPLDAAGGREERVALLGALVAGSLRRALEPQEHTALDLAYRAAAAGGAPTLPAVQHHLLHPAAEAATSIAVGAEDLATYGRGCALELRRLCEGDLHGMFDGPTSEGVELDAPIVVLDLSSLHGSPAMGVLMVCVSAWLSGRLVRGDGLKRLVVLDEGWAVLADPAAATFLQRSWKLARSYGVANMLVVHRLSDLAAAGDVGSREAKIAQGLLSDSETRIILAQSPADLEATREMVGLTGTEVDHVATLPRGVALWKVGERSFVVEHRLSRAERALVDTDARMRVSA, encoded by the coding sequence ATGAGGGGGCGGCCCCGCCACCCGGCCCATCAGCTGACGAGCGCCCACCTGCAGGCCGCCTACCCCTTCATGGGCGAGGGCGGACTCGGTGGGCGCGGGGTCTACATCGGGCGCGACGTCTACTCAGGCGCGAGCTTCTGCTTCGACCCGTGGGTGCTCTACGAGCAGGGCGTGCTCACCGGGCCGTCGGCCCTTGTCGCCGGGCAGGTCGGTCGCGGCAAGTCGGCGCTGGTGAAGACCTACCTCGCCCGCCAGGCGCTGTTCGGCCGACGAGCGGTGGTGATCGACCCGAAGGGCGAGTACGGGCCGCTGGCGGAGTGGTTCGGCAGCCGGCCGATCCGCTTGGTCCCCGGCGGCGAGGTCCGGCTCAACCCACTCGATGCCGCAGGGGGCCGCGAGGAACGGGTCGCGCTGCTGGGGGCCTTGGTCGCGGGATCGCTGCGGCGAGCCCTGGAGCCCCAAGAGCACACGGCTCTTGACCTCGCCTACCGGGCAGCCGCCGCCGGCGGAGCGCCGACCCTTCCCGCCGTCCAGCACCACCTGCTGCATCCGGCCGCCGAGGCCGCGACCTCGATCGCGGTCGGGGCGGAGGACCTCGCCACCTACGGGCGTGGATGCGCCTTGGAGCTGCGCCGCCTCTGTGAGGGTGACCTGCACGGGATGTTCGACGGCCCGACCAGCGAGGGCGTCGAGCTCGATGCGCCGATCGTGGTGCTCGATCTCTCGTCCCTACATGGCTCGCCGGCGATGGGGGTGCTGATGGTCTGCGTGAGCGCATGGCTGTCGGGGCGCCTAGTGCGAGGCGATGGACTGAAGCGACTCGTGGTGCTCGACGAGGGCTGGGCGGTTCTGGCCGACCCGGCTGCGGCGACCTTCCTTCAGCGCTCGTGGAAGCTCGCGCGCTCCTACGGGGTGGCCAACATGCTGGTGGTCCATCGCCTCTCGGACCTGGCGGCCGCAGGCGATGTCGGATCGCGCGAGGCGAAGATCGCCCAGGGCCTGCTGTCGGACTCGGAGACCCGGATCATCCTCGCCCAGAGCCCGGCCGATCTGGAGGCGACCCGTGAGATGGTCGGGCTCACCGGCACCGAGGTCGACCACGTGGCGACCCTGCCCCGGGGTGTCGCCCTCTGGAAGGTCGGCGAGCGCTCCTTCGTCGTCGAGCACCGGCTCTCCCGAGCCGAGCGCGCCCTCGTCGACACCGACGCGCGTATGCGTGTCTCGGCGTGA